One genomic segment of Linepithema humile isolate Giens D197 chromosome 5, Lhum_UNIL_v1.0, whole genome shotgun sequence includes these proteins:
- the CalpC gene encoding calpain-C isoform X3, producing the protein MSEYERIKRSCLKRGELWEDPEFPATQASVFYHQTPPFQFQWKRPKELCNRPIFVSDAPAQFDVIPGKMGDKWLVSCLGVLHLSKGLFYRVVPADQGFGSSGEPSGSPTAEYAGVFRFRLWWCGAWVEVLVDDRLPAVHGRLAFVQSRHSDQFWPALLEKAYAKLHGSYEALKYGTLLDGLSDLTGGITESIAIRQDPTACGRALSKLLDMTSLITCTVNNNTQQQIRASTEKLANGVQMGINYRLYAIERVETFGGEAVQLVKLRNPLGPGGEYVGAWARGGLEWDEVPVMERDRLAVRNMAEGEFWISYSDFVKTFTHLEVVHLDAETSRDEPSLHSKHTWQMKLYQGSWRRGVTAGGCRNNQETFHINPQLHLILSEMEEVIVSLNQHSIMEPKVIGFTAYTLPKNSTESINKQFFKKNKSLVNSQYTNSRQVSHRCQLEQGGYLLVPTTFEPTQETSFTLRVYSSKPLKLKLLDTPPSLMKSAIVKAPPLEGKGFSQYEAVFLQLADEHRTVNAFELQELLEACLPNDYIKSCACMEVCRQVVLTMDSSGSGRLKFNDFKDLMCSLKYWQAAFKNHTKEKTGILKAERLRDALLEVGFQLNTDVLSILILRYMRKDGTLRFGDFVSAILHLSDAFGIFESKDPLQNGTIKLSLSEWLRSSLMC; encoded by the exons ATGAGCGAGTACGAACGGATCAAGCGTTCGTGCTTGAAACGAGGTGAGCTCTGGGAGGATCCAGAATTTCCAGCGACACAAGCGTCAGTCTTTTATCACCAGACACCGCCGTTCCAGTTTCAATGGAAAAGGCCGAAG GAATTATGCAATCGTCCGATTTTTGTCAGCGATGCGCCGGCTCAATTCGACGTAATTCCAGGGAAAATGG GTGACAAGTGGCTGGTATCATGCCTGGGCGTGCTGCATCTTAGCAAAGGTCTATTCTACAGGGTGGTACCAGCAGATCAGGGTTTCGGAAGCAGTGGAGAACCCTCGGGCTCGCCAACTGCTGAATACGCTGGAGTGTTCAGGTTTCGACTGTGGTGGTGTGGCGCATGGGTAGAAGTTCTCGTCGACGACAGATTACCAGCAGTTCACGGAAGATTGGCCTTCGTCCAGAGTCGCCATAGTGATCAATTCTGGCCGGCGCTGCTGGAGAAAGCGTACGCCAA actGCACGGTTCTTACGAGGCACTAAAGTACGGTACATTATTGGATGGCTTGTCTGATCTCACGGGTGGCATAACCGAAAGTATCGCGATTCGCCAGGACCCCACAGCCTGCGGACGAGCGCTATCTAAACTTTTAGATATGACGTCTCTTATTACTTGtacagtaaataataatacacagCAACAG ATACGTGCCAGCACAGAAAAACTCGCCAATGGCGTACAAATGGGAATCAATTACAGATTGTATGCGATTGAGAGG GTAGAAACTTTTGGAGGGGAAGCAGtgcaattagtaaaattaagaaatccTCTTGGGCCCGGGGGAGAATATGTGGGTGCTTGGGCGAGAGGCGGCCTTGAATGGGACGAAGTTCCCGTAATGGAAAGGGATCGGTTAGCTGTAAGAAATATGGCTGAAGGAGAATTTTG GATATCATACTCTGATTTCGTTAAAACGTTCACTCACCTGGAAGTTGTGCATCTGGATGCTGAAACTTCGAGAGATGAACCGTCGTTGCACAGTAAGCATACTTGGCAAATGAAATTGTATCAAGGAAGCTGGAGAAGAGGTGTCACTGCAGGAGGATGTCGAAATAATCAAG AAACTTTCCACATAAATCCACAGCTGCATCTTATTTTGAGCGAGATGGAAGAAGTAATCGTTTCGTTAAACCAGCATTCTATAATGGAACCGAAA GTGATTGGTTTCACGGCGTACACACTACCGAAGAACAGCACTGAATCGATAAacaagcaattttttaaaaagaacaaGTCTTTAGTTAATTCCCAATATACAAATAGTCGGCAGGTGAGCCACAGGTGCCAGCTCGAGCAGGGTGGTTACCTGCTGGTACCTACGACCTTCGAGCCGACTCAAGAAACAAGTTTCACGTTACGAGTCTACAGCAGTAAGCCTCTAAAACTCAA ATTGTTAGACACTCCGCCATCGTTAATGAAATCAGCAATTGTCAAGGCACCTCCTCTTGAAGGAAAAGGTTTCTCTCAGTATGAAGCTGTGTTTCTACAGCTCGCCGACGAGCATAGAACCGTAAATGCCTTCGAGTTGCAGGAGCTTTTAGAAGCCTGTTTACCGAATG attatattaaaagttgtGCCTGCATGGAAGTCTGCCGACAAGTAGTACTTACTATGGAT AGCTCCGGAAGTGGCCGGCTAAAGTTCAACGACTTTAAAGATCTTATGTGCAGTTTAAAGTACTGGCAAGCTGCTTTTAAGAACCATACGAAAGAAAAGACAGGTATACTCAAAGCGGAGAGATTGCGCGATGCTCTACTGGAAGTTG GTTTTCAATTAAATACGGACGTATTATCCATTTTGATTCTTCGATATATGAGGAAAGATGGAACTCTTAGATTCGGTGATTTTGTTTCAGCGATATTACATTTAAGCGACGCATTTG gAATATTCGAAAGTAAGGATCCTTTGCAAAATGGAAcgataaaattaagtttatcagag TGGCTGAGATCGTCTTTGATGTGTTAA
- the CalpC gene encoding calpain-C isoform X1 → MVNDVMSEYERIKRSCLKRGELWEDPEFPATQASVFYHQTPPFQFQWKRPKELCNRPIFVSDAPAQFDVIPGKMGDKWLVSCLGVLHLSKGLFYRVVPADQGFGSSGEPSGSPTAEYAGVFRFRLWWCGAWVEVLVDDRLPAVHGRLAFVQSRHSDQFWPALLEKAYAKLHGSYEALKYGTLLDGLSDLTGGITESIAIRQDPTACGRALSKLLDMTSLITCTVNNNTQQQIRASTEKLANGVQMGINYRLYAIERVETFGGEAVQLVKLRNPLGPGGEYVGAWARGGLEWDEVPVMERDRLAVRNMAEGEFWISYSDFVKTFTHLEVVHLDAETSRDEPSLHSKHTWQMKLYQGSWRRGVTAGGCRNNQETFHINPQLHLILSEMEEVIVSLNQHSIMEPKVIGFTAYTLPKNSTESINKQFFKKNKSLVNSQYTNSRQVSHRCQLEQGGYLLVPTTFEPTQETSFTLRVYSSKPLKLKLLDTPPSLMKSAIVKAPPLEGKGFSQYEAVFLQLADEHRTVNAFELQELLEACLPNDYIKSCACMEVCRQVVLTMDSSGSGRLKFNDFKDLMCSLKYWQAAFKNHTKEKTGILKAERLRDALLEVGFQLNTDVLSILILRYMRKDGTLRFGDFVSAILHLSDAFGIFESKDPLQNGTIKLSLSEWLRSSLMC, encoded by the exons GACGTAATGAGCGAGTACGAACGGATCAAGCGTTCGTGCTTGAAACGAGGTGAGCTCTGGGAGGATCCAGAATTTCCAGCGACACAAGCGTCAGTCTTTTATCACCAGACACCGCCGTTCCAGTTTCAATGGAAAAGGCCGAAG GAATTATGCAATCGTCCGATTTTTGTCAGCGATGCGCCGGCTCAATTCGACGTAATTCCAGGGAAAATGG GTGACAAGTGGCTGGTATCATGCCTGGGCGTGCTGCATCTTAGCAAAGGTCTATTCTACAGGGTGGTACCAGCAGATCAGGGTTTCGGAAGCAGTGGAGAACCCTCGGGCTCGCCAACTGCTGAATACGCTGGAGTGTTCAGGTTTCGACTGTGGTGGTGTGGCGCATGGGTAGAAGTTCTCGTCGACGACAGATTACCAGCAGTTCACGGAAGATTGGCCTTCGTCCAGAGTCGCCATAGTGATCAATTCTGGCCGGCGCTGCTGGAGAAAGCGTACGCCAA actGCACGGTTCTTACGAGGCACTAAAGTACGGTACATTATTGGATGGCTTGTCTGATCTCACGGGTGGCATAACCGAAAGTATCGCGATTCGCCAGGACCCCACAGCCTGCGGACGAGCGCTATCTAAACTTTTAGATATGACGTCTCTTATTACTTGtacagtaaataataatacacagCAACAG ATACGTGCCAGCACAGAAAAACTCGCCAATGGCGTACAAATGGGAATCAATTACAGATTGTATGCGATTGAGAGG GTAGAAACTTTTGGAGGGGAAGCAGtgcaattagtaaaattaagaaatccTCTTGGGCCCGGGGGAGAATATGTGGGTGCTTGGGCGAGAGGCGGCCTTGAATGGGACGAAGTTCCCGTAATGGAAAGGGATCGGTTAGCTGTAAGAAATATGGCTGAAGGAGAATTTTG GATATCATACTCTGATTTCGTTAAAACGTTCACTCACCTGGAAGTTGTGCATCTGGATGCTGAAACTTCGAGAGATGAACCGTCGTTGCACAGTAAGCATACTTGGCAAATGAAATTGTATCAAGGAAGCTGGAGAAGAGGTGTCACTGCAGGAGGATGTCGAAATAATCAAG AAACTTTCCACATAAATCCACAGCTGCATCTTATTTTGAGCGAGATGGAAGAAGTAATCGTTTCGTTAAACCAGCATTCTATAATGGAACCGAAA GTGATTGGTTTCACGGCGTACACACTACCGAAGAACAGCACTGAATCGATAAacaagcaattttttaaaaagaacaaGTCTTTAGTTAATTCCCAATATACAAATAGTCGGCAGGTGAGCCACAGGTGCCAGCTCGAGCAGGGTGGTTACCTGCTGGTACCTACGACCTTCGAGCCGACTCAAGAAACAAGTTTCACGTTACGAGTCTACAGCAGTAAGCCTCTAAAACTCAA ATTGTTAGACACTCCGCCATCGTTAATGAAATCAGCAATTGTCAAGGCACCTCCTCTTGAAGGAAAAGGTTTCTCTCAGTATGAAGCTGTGTTTCTACAGCTCGCCGACGAGCATAGAACCGTAAATGCCTTCGAGTTGCAGGAGCTTTTAGAAGCCTGTTTACCGAATG attatattaaaagttgtGCCTGCATGGAAGTCTGCCGACAAGTAGTACTTACTATGGAT AGCTCCGGAAGTGGCCGGCTAAAGTTCAACGACTTTAAAGATCTTATGTGCAGTTTAAAGTACTGGCAAGCTGCTTTTAAGAACCATACGAAAGAAAAGACAGGTATACTCAAAGCGGAGAGATTGCGCGATGCTCTACTGGAAGTTG GTTTTCAATTAAATACGGACGTATTATCCATTTTGATTCTTCGATATATGAGGAAAGATGGAACTCTTAGATTCGGTGATTTTGTTTCAGCGATATTACATTTAAGCGACGCATTTG gAATATTCGAAAGTAAGGATCCTTTGCAAAATGGAAcgataaaattaagtttatcagag TGGCTGAGATCGTCTTTGATGTGTTAA
- the CalpC gene encoding calpain-C isoform X2 translates to MRQDVMSEYERIKRSCLKRGELWEDPEFPATQASVFYHQTPPFQFQWKRPKELCNRPIFVSDAPAQFDVIPGKMGDKWLVSCLGVLHLSKGLFYRVVPADQGFGSSGEPSGSPTAEYAGVFRFRLWWCGAWVEVLVDDRLPAVHGRLAFVQSRHSDQFWPALLEKAYAKLHGSYEALKYGTLLDGLSDLTGGITESIAIRQDPTACGRALSKLLDMTSLITCTVNNNTQQQIRASTEKLANGVQMGINYRLYAIERVETFGGEAVQLVKLRNPLGPGGEYVGAWARGGLEWDEVPVMERDRLAVRNMAEGEFWISYSDFVKTFTHLEVVHLDAETSRDEPSLHSKHTWQMKLYQGSWRRGVTAGGCRNNQETFHINPQLHLILSEMEEVIVSLNQHSIMEPKVIGFTAYTLPKNSTESINKQFFKKNKSLVNSQYTNSRQVSHRCQLEQGGYLLVPTTFEPTQETSFTLRVYSSKPLKLKLLDTPPSLMKSAIVKAPPLEGKGFSQYEAVFLQLADEHRTVNAFELQELLEACLPNDYIKSCACMEVCRQVVLTMDSSGSGRLKFNDFKDLMCSLKYWQAAFKNHTKEKTGILKAERLRDALLEVGFQLNTDVLSILILRYMRKDGTLRFGDFVSAILHLSDAFGIFESKDPLQNGTIKLSLSEWLRSSLMC, encoded by the exons ATGCGGCAG GACGTAATGAGCGAGTACGAACGGATCAAGCGTTCGTGCTTGAAACGAGGTGAGCTCTGGGAGGATCCAGAATTTCCAGCGACACAAGCGTCAGTCTTTTATCACCAGACACCGCCGTTCCAGTTTCAATGGAAAAGGCCGAAG GAATTATGCAATCGTCCGATTTTTGTCAGCGATGCGCCGGCTCAATTCGACGTAATTCCAGGGAAAATGG GTGACAAGTGGCTGGTATCATGCCTGGGCGTGCTGCATCTTAGCAAAGGTCTATTCTACAGGGTGGTACCAGCAGATCAGGGTTTCGGAAGCAGTGGAGAACCCTCGGGCTCGCCAACTGCTGAATACGCTGGAGTGTTCAGGTTTCGACTGTGGTGGTGTGGCGCATGGGTAGAAGTTCTCGTCGACGACAGATTACCAGCAGTTCACGGAAGATTGGCCTTCGTCCAGAGTCGCCATAGTGATCAATTCTGGCCGGCGCTGCTGGAGAAAGCGTACGCCAA actGCACGGTTCTTACGAGGCACTAAAGTACGGTACATTATTGGATGGCTTGTCTGATCTCACGGGTGGCATAACCGAAAGTATCGCGATTCGCCAGGACCCCACAGCCTGCGGACGAGCGCTATCTAAACTTTTAGATATGACGTCTCTTATTACTTGtacagtaaataataatacacagCAACAG ATACGTGCCAGCACAGAAAAACTCGCCAATGGCGTACAAATGGGAATCAATTACAGATTGTATGCGATTGAGAGG GTAGAAACTTTTGGAGGGGAAGCAGtgcaattagtaaaattaagaaatccTCTTGGGCCCGGGGGAGAATATGTGGGTGCTTGGGCGAGAGGCGGCCTTGAATGGGACGAAGTTCCCGTAATGGAAAGGGATCGGTTAGCTGTAAGAAATATGGCTGAAGGAGAATTTTG GATATCATACTCTGATTTCGTTAAAACGTTCACTCACCTGGAAGTTGTGCATCTGGATGCTGAAACTTCGAGAGATGAACCGTCGTTGCACAGTAAGCATACTTGGCAAATGAAATTGTATCAAGGAAGCTGGAGAAGAGGTGTCACTGCAGGAGGATGTCGAAATAATCAAG AAACTTTCCACATAAATCCACAGCTGCATCTTATTTTGAGCGAGATGGAAGAAGTAATCGTTTCGTTAAACCAGCATTCTATAATGGAACCGAAA GTGATTGGTTTCACGGCGTACACACTACCGAAGAACAGCACTGAATCGATAAacaagcaattttttaaaaagaacaaGTCTTTAGTTAATTCCCAATATACAAATAGTCGGCAGGTGAGCCACAGGTGCCAGCTCGAGCAGGGTGGTTACCTGCTGGTACCTACGACCTTCGAGCCGACTCAAGAAACAAGTTTCACGTTACGAGTCTACAGCAGTAAGCCTCTAAAACTCAA ATTGTTAGACACTCCGCCATCGTTAATGAAATCAGCAATTGTCAAGGCACCTCCTCTTGAAGGAAAAGGTTTCTCTCAGTATGAAGCTGTGTTTCTACAGCTCGCCGACGAGCATAGAACCGTAAATGCCTTCGAGTTGCAGGAGCTTTTAGAAGCCTGTTTACCGAATG attatattaaaagttgtGCCTGCATGGAAGTCTGCCGACAAGTAGTACTTACTATGGAT AGCTCCGGAAGTGGCCGGCTAAAGTTCAACGACTTTAAAGATCTTATGTGCAGTTTAAAGTACTGGCAAGCTGCTTTTAAGAACCATACGAAAGAAAAGACAGGTATACTCAAAGCGGAGAGATTGCGCGATGCTCTACTGGAAGTTG GTTTTCAATTAAATACGGACGTATTATCCATTTTGATTCTTCGATATATGAGGAAAGATGGAACTCTTAGATTCGGTGATTTTGTTTCAGCGATATTACATTTAAGCGACGCATTTG gAATATTCGAAAGTAAGGATCCTTTGCAAAATGGAAcgataaaattaagtttatcagag TGGCTGAGATCGTCTTTGATGTGTTAA